ACTTGGAACCGGGAAGTGATCTTTGTAATTGGCATTGGATTCAGATCCCATTGCTTTTAATAGAGGAGCAAGGAGCAGCGTGAAGAAGGTAAATTTGCAGACAGGAAGATCACTCTGGCTAGAACAAAGAGTGGCTGATAGTGGGGAGTAAAATTGCAGGTAGATACATAGCAGTGAAGGTGGGTGAGAACAGTTGATAAGATTTCAGCCTAAACTTTGAGTAGTGTTGCAGGGATGAAAACAAGTAGATTCCGGCCATTTGTAGTACATTTTGAACCTGTCCTGCTAACATTTTAATGTGTCTTGGCTTTTTTGCGGGgagcagaaatggggttttgaCTGTGTTTCCCAGGATACTCTCAgacccctggcttcaagcagtcctcctgtctcagcgtgagccaccatgtctgaccagTCTTGGCATTttataataagaataatatatctgaaaatgtaatttaaaagatcattttgttTGCATATCTATTCACTAGTCCAGTTAGTAGTCCATTGAAAATTCTAATTACTTCTGAATTGTTAAGTATAAAaccatttatttcctttccagGATTATATTCCATCACAACAAGATATTCTGCTTGCCAGAAGACCCACCAAAGGCATTCATGAGTAtgactttgaaataaaaaatgttccttTCAAAATGGTTGATGTAGGTGGTCAGAGATCAGAAAGGAAACGTTGGTTTGAATGTTTCGACAGTGTGACATCAATACTTTTCCTTGTTTCCTCAAGTGAATTTGACCAGGTGCTTATGGAAGATCGACTGACCAATCGCCTTACAGAGTCTCTGAACATTTTTGAAACAATCGTCAATAACCGGGTTTTCAGCAATGTCTCCATAATTCTGTTCTTAAACAAGACAGACTTGCTTGAGGAGAAGGTGCAAATTGTGAGCATCAAGGACTATTTCCTAGAATTTGAAGGGGATCCCCACTGCTTAAGAGACGTCCAAAAATTTCTAGTGGAATGTTTCCGGAATAAACGCCGGGACCAGCAGCAGAAGCCCCTGTACCACCACTTCACCACTGCTATCAACACAGAGAACATCCGCCTTGTTTTCCGTGACGTGAAGGATACTATTCTGCATGACAACCTCAAGCAGCTTATGCTACAGTGATGTACAAAAGACTTGttgttttaatatctttttgtgtttttgattgttttctgtgttctgttttttaaaatagcagtttACAACCAGAATTAGAACAATCTTGATTCTGTGTTTAACTTCTTGAAAATCTTAGTACTTTTTCTGCAGTCTTGGGTTTGTGGCTGAAAGCTGTTGAGTGACACATTGCCAAGATTTGCTGTAATGCAGGCTTTGATCCGTTTCACTATGGCCTCTATTCAAGTCCAGCTAAAACTTCCCACCTGACCTCAGACTAGGCATATTTCAAGCTTTAAATTCTGCTTTTCAAACTGAATTCCCCTGCAGTGCCAAGTAGAGAAGGTGTCTTCACTTGTAGGGATGAGGTTAGGAATATTGGGTTCCAAAACAAGTAAGATATCTTGTCTGCCTTACACATAGCAGTGACACTTGCTGCCTAGCTTAATGGTGACCTCCTATTTTGAAAGGGCTGTTAGAAGAAAGTTTGGTCTAAGAAATGGCATTCTGTAGATTTATAGAAGGTTTAGCCTTCATATTTTAATTGCTTGTATACACAGCAgctgttttgcttttaaatgtcTGTGTTTCTGAGGGTAATGCTCTTAGTGTTTTCAAGTTTACATAAGGATCTTCGGTCTGATGCTGATGAAGAGTTCACAGGTGGTACGGCGGGAGAGCaaaagacaagcaaatgctatTTACAGTGTTTCGGTGAAACGTAATGAGTGAAGTAGAATTTGCCTTTCTCGTGTTTAATTATTATGTAGTTTAATGTACTGTAGGTGAAACATTGTGGCCATAGCAGCAACTAAAAACTGCAAGTGACTTGGTAGCAGAACTTTCTAAATAAACAACCTGTTGCGGAATGTTAGGTGTTTGACTTTTAAGCCCTGTCTCAGTTGGGCAGTAAAGACCAGTCCTTACTGAAGGAATCATTGTTGTAACATCACAAGCATCTATCTTTTGCTGTCCTCTCCATTCCCATCAACTACAGACTGTAGCAtttatgggattgtttgtttgGAGCTTACCAAGGGCAGTATTTTTCTGTCATAGTATTCAAGAAGGCATTATTTGAGATTCCTGTTCATTCTTGGTGTGTCTCTAAAAGATACAGTATGTATACATTTGTGTAATTGTTTATGGAAGTCCAGCTTTTTTgaggtatattttaaatgttttaggatGCTTCTAAGGATaagtagtaattttttttagttcGCACCTAAACATGATTACATTGACCTCCCCCCATTGCTTACCAAATTAAAATGTGTCCATGAAGTAGCTTTGTGATTGCAGATGCATTCATAGTGAACTCATCAGAGTGGCTGATTTGCAGTACTGAAATACTATCTTGTAGGTTGTATGTAGTGTTAAAATTAGATCAGAGAAACAAAAGTCCAAGGCTGGTGGCAGTTAGAAAAGTCTGacagcttttcttcttttcctgaaaattttaagACTGTGATATCTGTCATGTTGCTGTATAGCTGGCTGTGCACTCAGGTATTTTATTGGTCTTTGAAGGACTGGTCATTGCGAATCGCCCAGTCTTTCCAAGTCAGGGGCTGTCATTCTGTCTTGCTGTCTGATACAAGAGTGGGGCTTTTCTGTGAACTAACCAGGGATTGTTCTTGACATACCTgacttttcatatgttttttagtagaggcatggtttcaccatgttagccaggctggtcttgaactcctgacctcaagccatccatctgcctcagcctcccaacgtgctgggattacaggcgtgagccaccatgcccggccgacaTACCTGACTTTTCTCCCATTGGAACTTCTACTGTCCTTATATCCATGTAACTTCCAGCATTTTCATGCCACCTAGCCCGGCATCGTGATGCAGGTGTTCATGGTATCATTCATGCCTGTTTGATTAGTTCTACATCTAGTGCCTCTTACCAAAAAGAATACATTGTTTAAATTCACAAAGTTAGCATAATCGCAGTGCTAATGAATATCTGAATGTGCACAGTAACATTTCGCCTGTTTGGTGGAGAATTGAGCCATACATTTTGCAGATAGTTTTATTGAATGGCCAAAACATTTAACTCCAATGAGGACTCAAGCTAGATCCCTATAGAAAGAGGACACTTCATGTTATTTAAGTAATAGTTAAGATCTGTGATACGAACCGTAGATACTGCCTGACAAACCAGAAATCACGAAGTTTCCCCATTTTGACTTACCACTAGGAAGTGTTAAAACACCCAATAGATAGCGTGTTATTTTGGGCATTTGCAATTTTCTTCCCTGCTGCATGTGATGTCTCAGAAtcaacattcttttaaattttagaatcaattttGAGGCAATGAATTACTTACATTCAACTTAGGCTTGTTTTGACATTCAATAGAACTTTAAGTTCAATCTAAAGGCTTTAgtccacattttttttaatgtgttgtatttttaaacCATTTGAAAGGAGTCTTATACCTGTATCATGAAAACTGAATCCTTTTGAAATACCACTTTATGAAGAGAGAGATGAAATTTAGTGAACAGAATTGAAAAGGTGCTCATAATTTTCACTATGCCAACTTACCCCAGTCTCTAAAAACGTAATTTAAAGTTCTTtgatgtatttgattttctaaatcTTTATGATTATGATTTGGAATAAAATGTGCCTAATCCTGTATTACATTCTGTTCTTAAATCTGAATGccttctcatttaattctgaagAAATATCACACAAGTGTCTTCATTGACCTTGAAGAAATGTATCATATACACAGTTGCCTtacaaaacaacaacataaaTTTAGGCTATAACTTttatagagaaagggttttgtcaaatgttttctgaaaatctGAATAATTCAAAGTGTGCCTCTgccactttaatatttttaataacctG
This is a stretch of genomic DNA from Saimiri boliviensis isolate mSaiBol1 chromosome 17, mSaiBol1.pri, whole genome shotgun sequence. It encodes these proteins:
- the GNA13 gene encoding guanine nucleotide-binding protein subunit alpha-13, which encodes MADFLPSRSVLSVCFPGCLLTSSEAEQQRKSKEIDKCLSREKTYVKRLVKILLLGAGESGKSTFLKQMRIIHGQDFDQRAREEFRPTIYSNVIKGMRVLVDAREKLHIPWGDNTNQLHGDKMMSFDTRAPMAAQGMVETRVFLQYLPAIRALWADSGIQNAYDRRREFQLGESVKYFLDNLDKLGEPDYIPSQQDILLARRPTKGIHEYDFEIKNVPFKMVDVGGQRSERKRWFECFDSVTSILFLVSSSEFDQVLMEDRLTNRLTESLNIFETIVNNRVFSNVSIILFLNKTDLLEEKVQIVSIKDYFLEFEGDPHCLRDVQKFLVECFRNKRRDQQQKPLYHHFTTAINTENIRLVFRDVKDTILHDNLKQLMLQ